One Triticum dicoccoides isolate Atlit2015 ecotype Zavitan chromosome 5B, WEW_v2.0, whole genome shotgun sequence genomic window carries:
- the LOC119312502 gene encoding protein synthesis inhibitor II-like — protein sequence MAAKMAKNVDKPLFTATFNVQASSADYVTFINGIRNKLRNPGHSSHNRPVLPPIEPNVPPSRWFHIVLKTSPASTELTLATRADNLYWEGFKSSDGTWWELTPGLIPGATHVGFGGTYRDLLGDTDKLTNVALGRQQMADAVTALYGRTKADKTSGPKQQQAREAVTTLLLMVHEATRFQTVSGFVAGVLHPKEKKSGKIGNEMKAQVNGWQDLSEALLKTDAKPPPGKAPAKFTPIEKMGVRTAEQAAATLGILLFVQVPGGMTVAQALELFHKSGGK from the coding sequence ATGGCGGCAAAGATGGCGAAGAACGTGGACAAGCCGCTCTTCACGGCGACGTTCAACGTCCAGGCCAGCTCTGCCGACTATGTCACCTTCATCAACGGCATCCGCAACAAGCTCCGCAACCCGGGGCACTCCTCCCACAACCGCCCCGTGCTGCCGCCGATCGAGCCCAACGTCCCGCCGAGCAGGTGGTTCCACATCGTGCTCAAGACATCGCCGGCAAGCACCGAGCTCACGCTCGCCACCCGCGCCGACAACCTCTACTGGGAGGGCTTCAAGAGCAGCGACGGCACCTGGTGGGAGCTCACCCCCGGACTCATCCCCGGCGCCACCCACGTTGGGTTCGGCGGCACGTATCGCGACCTCCTCGGCGACACCGACAAGCTGACCAACGTCGCTCTCGGCCGGCAGCAGATGGCGGACGCGGTGACCGCGCTCTACGGGCGCACCAAGGCCGACAAGACCTCCGGCCCGAAGCAGCAGCAGGCGAGGGAGGCGGTGACGACGCTGCTCCTCATGGTGCACGAGGCCACGCGGTTCCAGACCGTGTCGGGGTTCGTGGCTGGAGTGCTGCACCCCAAGGAGAAGAAGAGCGGGAAGATCGGCAATGAGATGAAGGCCCAGGTGAACGGATGGCAGGACCTGTCCGAAGCGCTGCTGAAGACGGACGCGAAGCCCCCGCCGGGAAAGGCGCCAGCAAAGTTCACGCCGATCGAGAAGATGGGCGTGAGGACGGCGGAGCAGGCGGCCGCCACCCTAGGGATCCTGCTGTTCGTCCAGGTGCCCGGTGGGATGACGGTGGCCCAGGCGCTGGAGCTGTTTCATAAGAGTGGGGGGAAATAG
- the LOC119306595 gene encoding protein synthesis inhibitor II-like, producing MAATPVMPAKSVDKPLFIETFNVPASSADYVTFINGVRNKLGNPGHFSHNRPVLPPVEPNVAPSRWFHIVLKTSPASTGLTLATRADNLYWEGFKSSDNTWWELTPGLIPGATYLGFGGTYRDLLGYTDKLTNVALGRQQMADAVTALYGRTKADKTSGPKQQQAREAVTTLLLMVHEATRFQTVSGFVAGLLHPKALEKKSGKISDELKAQVNGWQDLSEELLKTDAKPPPGKSPAKFTPIEKMGMRTAEQAAATLGILLFVEVPGGLTVAQGLQLFRARGGK from the coding sequence ATGGCGGCGACACCGGTGATGCCGGCGAAGAGCGTGGACAAACCACTCTTCATCGAGACGTTCAATGTCCCGGCCAGCTCCGCCGACTACGTCACCTTCATCAACGGCGTCCGCAACAAGCTCGGTAACCCGGGCCACTTCTCCCACAACCGCCCCGTGCTGCCGCCGGTCGAGCCCAACGTCGCGCCGAGCAGGTGGTTCCACATCGTGCTCAAGACCTCGCCGGCTAGCACTGGGCTCACGCTCGCCACCCGCGCCGACAACCTCTACTGGGAGGGCTTCAAGAGCAGCGACAACACGTGGTGGGAGCTTACCCCGGGCCTCATCCCCGGCGCCACCTACCTCGGGTTCGGCGGCACCTACCGCGACCTCCTCGGCTACACTGACAAGCTGACCAACGTAGCTCTCGGCCGGCAGCAGATGGCCGACGCGGTGACCGCGCTCTACGGGCGTACCAAGGCCGACAAGACCTCTGGCCCGAAGCAGCAGCAGGCGAGGGAGGCGGTGACGACGCTGCTCCTCATGGTGCACGAGGCCACGCGGTTCCAGACCGTGTCGGGGTTCGTGGCCGGCTTGCTGCACCCCAAGGCGCTGGAGAAGAAGAGCGGGAAGATCTCCGACGAGCTAAAGGCCCAGGTGAACGGGTGGCAGGACTTATCCGAAGAGCTGCTGAAGACGGATGCGAAGCCCCCGCCGGGAAAGTCGCCAGCGAAGTTCACGCCGATCGAGAAGATGGGCATGAGGACGGCGGAGCAGGCGGCCGCCACGCTGGGGATCCTGCTGTTCGTCGAGGTGCCGGGTGGGTTGACGGTGGCCCAGGGGCTGCAGCTGTTTCGTGCGCGTGGGGGAAAATAG